One [Clostridium] saccharolyticum WM1 DNA segment encodes these proteins:
- a CDS encoding type 2 periplasmic-binding domain-containing protein, giving the protein MRNKVAGGILCAAILASALTGCGTSVVDQASTRAAAETQQETSEAAGDKTDLTETVELKFNVANGNKSRTMTYNQESPLTLPDGSVVTAGMLKPMWSYMEKELNSKFSDVTVQDVKASDMIQTESTSNFSGANIFGGESIAERLMFYGTEGKFVNLTEMMKTGYMPNFKEYLSKNPDVKTAITAYDGNIYHVPYIAELNQIARTFVIRESWVTGLLDAKDAVYDKNPFDVHYQGFYVDNNRRTGENGGTVTPKEGIDIVKKTDQDIIEIQNALEVKNGETLTRALIQYIKDNYDYSSPSELFLGEKAAYDMDEMIALMRCIKANPALLTKGKADVVWPLFVRQSNYREDLLRLSTYFDGVKVHGADSYTARWYIDENGHIQYSYSEEGVYRVLQYLSMMEAEGLIYSDAYDLTEKTNYRSTLWGTDDGEAPSFGFMTYDWIASSTSDSLNPDTVVILPPVAKVNGAWQYYLDNGRAIKPDGWAISVAGSTEDQIHRACAVMDYLFTKEGSRLQNYGLPMNLEEGKDYTGPDGLKYPLFTSWVYETSGKVAKGDLSTFLRDWMGCLIPIGYQKEIGFEYQYTSERGFEGWALLQNSTTNFATYAGKGISGDNPNYYKMVPPFFSLTSRQKEMISDTTSLDTEDIVEFMFNIIRYQAKGNAPQGAVVAKSYEEYAAEFKKRGLDIYEETYQAAYDVMTLGKQ; this is encoded by the coding sequence ATGAGGAACAAAGTAGCAGGGGGTATCCTGTGCGCCGCAATACTTGCATCGGCATTGACCGGATGCGGTACATCCGTTGTGGATCAGGCCTCAACCAGGGCAGCAGCGGAAACGCAGCAGGAAACCAGTGAGGCAGCAGGTGATAAAACCGATTTAACTGAAACGGTGGAGCTGAAGTTTAACGTTGCCAATGGAAATAAGTCAAGAACCATGACTTATAATCAGGAGTCTCCATTGACCCTGCCGGATGGTTCGGTTGTAACCGCCGGTATGCTGAAACCAATGTGGTCTTATATGGAAAAGGAATTAAACAGCAAGTTTTCCGATGTAACGGTACAGGATGTGAAGGCCAGCGATATGATTCAGACAGAATCTACATCTAACTTTTCCGGAGCCAATATCTTTGGAGGAGAATCAATTGCAGAACGGCTTATGTTTTATGGAACCGAAGGAAAATTCGTGAATCTGACCGAAATGATGAAAACCGGCTATATGCCTAATTTCAAGGAATATTTATCAAAGAATCCTGACGTTAAAACTGCAATTACCGCTTACGACGGAAACATTTATCATGTGCCTTATATTGCAGAACTGAATCAGATCGCAAGAACCTTTGTTATCCGGGAATCCTGGGTGACCGGGCTGTTAGATGCGAAAGACGCAGTCTATGATAAGAATCCCTTTGATGTGCATTATCAAGGCTTTTATGTGGATAACAACCGCAGAACAGGGGAAAACGGTGGAACAGTTACTCCCAAAGAAGGAATCGATATTGTAAAGAAAACGGACCAGGATATTATTGAAATTCAGAATGCACTGGAAGTAAAAAATGGGGAAACCTTAACCAGGGCGTTGATTCAGTATATCAAAGACAACTACGATTACAGCAGTCCGTCGGAATTATTCCTTGGGGAAAAGGCAGCCTATGACATGGATGAGATGATTGCGCTGATGCGCTGCATAAAAGCCAACCCAGCCCTGCTGACCAAGGGGAAAGCTGATGTTGTATGGCCTCTTTTTGTGAGACAGTCCAACTACCGTGAGGATTTGCTTCGGTTATCTACCTATTTTGACGGTGTGAAGGTCCATGGAGCAGACTCCTATACCGCAAGGTGGTATATAGACGAGAACGGGCATATCCAGTATTCCTATTCAGAAGAAGGCGTATACCGCGTCTTACAGTATTTATCCATGATGGAAGCAGAAGGACTGATCTATTCCGACGCTTATGATCTGACGGAAAAGACCAATTACCGTTCCACCTTATGGGGAACTGACGACGGAGAAGCCCCTTCCTTTGGTTTTATGACTTACGATTGGATTGCTTCATCTACTTCTGACTCCTTAAATCCTGATACGGTTGTGATCCTGCCTCCGGTTGCCAAGGTGAATGGTGCATGGCAGTATTATCTGGATAACGGGAGAGCCATTAAGCCCGATGGCTGGGCTATTTCTGTAGCCGGGTCTACGGAAGATCAGATCCACAGGGCATGTGCAGTTATGGACTACCTTTTTACAAAGGAAGGAAGCAGATTGCAGAATTACGGCTTACCTATGAATCTGGAGGAAGGAAAAGATTATACAGGACCGGATGGATTAAAATATCCCTTATTCACCAGCTGGGTATATGAAACCTCAGGCAAAGTGGCAAAAGGAGATTTGTCAACGTTCTTAAGAGACTGGATGGGCTGTCTGATTCCTATTGGATATCAGAAAGAAATCGGTTTTGAGTATCAGTATACTTCGGAGCGGGGGTTTGAAGGCTGGGCCCTGCTTCAAAATTCCACAACCAACTTTGCAACTTATGCGGGAAAAGGAATAAGCGGGGATAATCCCAATTATTATAAAATGGTTCCGCCGTTCTTCTCCCTGACTTCCAGACAGAAGGAAATGATTTCAGATACCACATCCCTTGATACCGAAGATATTGTAGAATTCATGTTTAATATCATCCGCTATCAGGCAAAAGGCAATGCGCCTCAGGGGGCGGTAGTGGCAAAAAGCTATGAAGAGTAT